From a single Paenibacillus sp. FSL W8-0426 genomic region:
- a CDS encoding YxcD family protein: MILSMDEIVNAICIHTAERKGVRPTEVNVELSWEEDTGYTAEVWVAGRSQYLVESNMIEAILRYLHSEYNIRAYREDVRLDLDEEITAIVNQH, encoded by the coding sequence ATGATTCTGAGCATGGATGAAATCGTCAACGCTATTTGCATTCATACCGCCGAGCGAAAAGGCGTACGTCCAACGGAGGTCAACGTTGAGCTGAGCTGGGAAGAAGATACGGGATACACCGCAGAAGTATGGGTTGCCGGTCGCAGCCAATACTTGGTGGAGTCCAATATGATCGAAGCAATCCTGCGCTATCTTCACAGCGAATACAATATTCGGGCATATCGCGAAGATGTGCGCCTGGATCTGGATGAAGAGATTACAGCGATTGTGAATCAGCACTAA